The following is a genomic window from Pan paniscus chromosome 6, NHGRI_mPanPan1-v2.0_pri, whole genome shotgun sequence.
CTATTGCAGTAATCACGGTCATTTTGGGCTGAGAGATTTCTTCCCGAAACAGCTCTttatcaaaataaaggaaatgggaGCATGCTGGAATAGAAGAGATTTTGCGAGTCCTTGAAAGTAAATTCATCTTCTAAAGGGTGACTTTTGAGGGAAGGAGGAACCCTACTTTGTGTTTAGATATTCTTTACCTCCAGACAGAAGtattctttgttctgtttttcttctttttgtttttgttttgagacaaggtctcactttgttgcccaggctggagtgcagtggttcaatcacagctcactgaagcctccacctcccaggctcaggtgttcctcccacctcagcctcccaggcagctgggactacaggcatccactaccacgcttggctaagttttcttttcttttttttcttttctttttttttttttttttttgagacggagtctcgctctgtcacccaggctggagtgcagtggcgtgatctcagctcactgcaagctccgcctcccaggtccacgccattctcctgcctcagcctctggagtagctgggactacaggcgcccaccaccatgcccagctaatttttttttttttttttttttgtatttttagtagagacggggtttcaccatgttagccaggatggtctcgatcgcctgaccttgtgatccacctgcctcagcctcccaaagtgctaggattacaagcatgagccaccgcgcccgaccaacgcttggctaattttttgtagagatgggggtgtgttagtccattttcatgctactgatagacatacctgagactgggcaatttacgaaAGAacgagatttaatggacttaccgTTCCATGTGGTTGGagaggcctcaccatcatggcagaggccaaggaggagcaagtcacgtcttaacATGTGTACCTGCTGAATCTTTACTACCTGCTTTTCTGCTTGGATCACAGCATTCTGTTTGTTGAGCTGAATTGTAATTCCTAGGTAATAGAATGGCTTAAAAGCTGGAGACAGGGAGGGATAGTCTTCTTGACCACTCTTCGCCCTTCTGTTCTTCCCTAAAAACTGAGGAGGTCATAGACAAAGATGAACTTGTGACTGCTAAGAGAGAGAGAACTGCCTTGCGGCAAGTATGAGCGCCACCTGATCCTGCGTGTGTTGAAGGAGCAGCTTCTGCTGTGGCCACTTCCCTCGGAACCTGTAGACTGGTCTAGTTTATTTAGCTTTTCCTCAGCCCTAAAGGACTTTGGCTGGGAGATGAAATTAGAGGTGCCTTCAAGATGATTAGGATGCCCATCTGTGGGCCTAGAATTATCTTGATTAATTATTACGCTGTAGAAATAGATCTGAAAGCATAGGGACCAAGGTtggttttttggcttttttttgtttgttttgtttttttttgagacagggtcatctgtcatccaggctggagtgcagtggcacaatgtcagctaactgcaacctctgcttcccaggttcaagcacttctcgtgcctcagcctcccgagtaactgggattacaggcatgtgccaccatgcccagataatttttgtattttcagtagagacagtgttttgccctgttggccagggtgttctcgaactcctgacctcaagtgatccacccacctcggcctccaaaagtgctgggattacaggcatgagccactgtgcccagccgggacCAACCTTTTAACAGAAGTTACCATTGAATGtctttaaaaatctatgttttctaattctgtaattaaaaagactttttttcttgtcacaTGGGTAATGTGCCAACGTTGTGACAAGGTTTGAGAGTGGCATGTCTCACACATGGATGTGAACACCCAATCACACTCATGAATTACAAAAGGATccaaaaatagacatttttaatttaaaacaattatgtttAAATTActtagcttattttttattttttatttttttttgagacggaatctcacactgttgcccacgctggagtgcagtggtgcgatcttggctcactgcaacctgtacctcccgagttcaggcaattctcctgcctcagcctcttgagaagctgggattacaagcgtgcactaccacgcctggctaattttttaatttttagtagtgatggggtttcaccacgttggtcaggctgatctcgatctcctgacctcgtggtccgcccaccttggcctcccaaaatgcccgGCAgcttattctgtttttaaataacagctttattgagatattaatCATATACTGTAAAAGTGAACCTGTTAAATTATCCAATTAAggggtttttagtatattcacaaagttgtacgACCATTGCCACAGTTAGTTTGAtgtttcaaggttcatctgtgttgtagaaTATATCAGTACTTACttcattcccttttttttctttttttgagacgggagtctcgctttgttgcctaggctggagtgcagtggtgtgatctcagctcactgcatcctccgcctctgggttcaaacgattctcccacctcagcctcccaagtaggtgggattacaggcatgcgccaccatgccctgctaattctttgtatttttagtagagatggggtttcaccatgttgaccaggctggtctcagactcctgacctgaagtgatctgcccatctcagcctcccaaagtgctgggattacaggtgtgagccaccgagtccGGCCAGCCCTGTTTAACTTCTTGAGGAGCCACCTAACTCTTCTGCAGTGGctccaccattttacattcccaccaggaaCGTaggagagttccaatttctccacattcttcccaacacttgttattgtgcCATAATTTTGATTATAGTCATctgtagggtccagccccacagggtcggtgggtttCTCCCCGTGTGTGGAGACGAGAGAgcgtagaaataaagacacaagacagagataaaagacagctgggcctgggAATCCCACCAAGACGTGGAGACCAGTAGTGGCCCCAAATGCCAGGCTgcactgatatttattggatacaagacaaagggGCAGGATAAGGAGTGTGaaccatctccaatgataggtaaggccaCATGGGTCACATGTCCACTGGACAgcgggcccttccctgcctggcactgaggcagagagagagagacagcttatgccattatttctgcttatcagagacttttagtactttcactaatttgctattgttatctaaaaggcagagccaggtgtacaggatggaacatgaaggcggactaggagcgtgaccaccgaagcacagcatcacagggagataGTTAGGCCTCTGGATAACTGCGGGCgggcctgactgatgtcaggccctccacaagaggtggaggagtagagtcttctctaaactcccccggggaaagggagattccctttcccggtctgctaagtagcgggtgtttttccttgacactaaCGCTACTGCTAGACCAAGGTCCGCTTGGCAACGGGCATCTTCCCAGATGCTGgcgttaccgctagaccaaggagccctctggtggccctgtccgggcataacagaaggcttgCACTCGTTTTCTGGTCAgttctcactatgtcccctcagctcccaTCTCTGTATAGCCTGGtgtttcctaggttatgattgttgagcgaggattattataatattggaataaagagtaattgctacaaactaatgattaatgatattcatatataatcatatctaagatctatatctagtataactattcttattttatttattttattatactggaacagctcgtgcccTCGGTTTCTTGCCTCGGCATCTGGGTGGCTTGCTACCcacagccatcctagtgggtataaAGTGGTATTTATTCATTATCAGTAGTTacttacaaaaagaaaatcctgcGCAGACCGACCCTATTCCCCCAAACACACTGTTTCTCCCCAGCTGAAACAGAACCGCATGAGGGAAAGAGGAAAGTGGAATCTCTGTGGCCCATCTTCAGGATCCACCACCAGAAAACCCGCTACATCTTCGACCTCTTTTACAAGCGGAAAGCCATCAGCAGAGGTAATTAGTCAGTCTCTCTTGGACTTTGAAGCTCGCGTCACTTTTGGAGTTACTGAACTAACCACAATCCTTATTCTCGCAACCTGTGCAAGTCATGGTTTTTCTTACCACGAAAATTAGGGGGAGCCAACGTTGGctgagttttgtgtgtgtgttttttgtttgttttgagatggagtctcactctgtcacccaggctggagtgcagtggcgcaatcttggctcactgcaagctccacttcctgggttcaagcgattctcctgtctcagctcccaagtagctgggattacaggcacctgccaccacacctggccaatttttgtatttttagtaaagatggggtttcaccatattggtcaggctgatcttgaactcctgacctcaggtgattcacccgactcggtctcccaaagtgctggaattataggcgtggtCCACcgctcttggctttttttttcctttttcttttctttttttttttttttgaaacagggtcttgctctgttccacaggctggagtgcagtggtgcaatgatggctcactgcagcctcaaccttctgggctcaagggatcctctcacctcaacctcctgagtagctgtgactacaggtgtgcaccaccacacccagctaatttttaaattttttgtagagatgggcccttggcccaggctggtttcttaactcaagtgatcctctggcgttggcttccaaaagtgctgggattacaggtgtgaggcaccttgcctggcctaagtacttttttttttgttcctcctCCAAGGACTGTCCCGTTGCAATactgaatgccttttttttttttttgagatggagtttcgctgtcacccaggctggagtccagtggcacgacctcaggtcactacaacctccgcctcctgggttcaagtgattctcctgcctcagcctcctaagtagctgggattacagctgctaCCACGCccgagtaatttttgtatttttagtagagacggggttttaccatgttggccgggctggtcccgaactcctgacctcaggtgatccgcctgcctcggcctcccaaagtgctgggattacaggcgtgagccactgcacccggcctgaatgCTCTTTTTGATCAAGGGTGGGGAAGATTTTTAGACCATGGCCTGATGCTCTTTCCCCATCTTTTTGACAGAACTCTATGAATATTGTATTAAAGAAGGCTATGCAGACAAAAACCTGATTGCaaaatggaaaaagcaaggaTATGAGAACTTGTGCTGCCTGCGGTGCATTCAGACACGGGACACCAACTTCGGGACGAACTGCATCTGCCGCGTGCCCAAAAGCAAGCTGGAAGTGGTAATGTCTGACACTCAAGCTTGGTGTTGTTTTCAGCTCAAAATTCTGCCTTAGTCGACTGCAAGGGATCTTATGTTATTTGGTTGGGCTGGAATGTCGTTTTGTCCCTGGATGTCCTGCTGGCTCTCCCTCATGGGAGTGGGTCCCTGTATTCAGGAATCCATGTGAGGCAGCGTGTGGCTGTGTGTTTGTTAGGTCTGGGGTCAATCTCAACTCCACTTTTGGGCAAATTACTGAACCCCTTTCCTCACTTAGGAAATGGTGGTGAGGAGCCCTAATCCCAAGGTGGTGGCAGGGTGACATCAGGGAAGGACAACCAGTGAGTTCCTGTCCCTTTCAGTCCTCACAGTGATACTTTAACATTACCATCACTATCTTTCCCGCCcccccaagacggagtcttgctctgtcgcccaggctggagtgcagtgacgccatcttggctcactgcaacctccacctcccgggttcaagaggttctcctgcctcatcttcctgagtagctgggactacaggcatgcaccaccacgcctggctaattttgtatttttagtagagacggggtttctcaatgttgctcaggctggtctcgaactcccgacctcaggtgatccacccgcctcagcctcccaaagtgccgggattacaggcatgagctactgcgcccagcccactgtTTCTTCTTTCAGAACTTTCTGTTCCAAGCACCACTCCTAGGCCAGGCGCCTCAGGAGTGGTGCTGAGGGACAGGAGCTGAGCTCCATCCGGTTCCAAGCCCCTCTGAAAGGCAGCTGTGGCCCGAGGCAGAGTCACAGCAGTGGCCGCTCAGTGCAGCCCCTCAGCACAGTTGTTGGCCCCACCGCCCATCTGCCAGCCTGGCCTTCTTTTCCCCAGCTCCACACAGGGGCCTCTTCACATGAGTCCCCTTTATGCTGCAGTGAGACTGACGATGGAGAGCTGTGGCTGGATGCTGAGGACTTGAGTACTGAGCAGTGGGGGCGAGCAAGGGCCGCCTCCCCGACGGAAGACTGGGGTGTTGGTTTTCTGATGGAGGCAGGGACGGGTGGCAGAGTGGCAGAAGCCCCCCTCCTCTGAGTGCCCAGATTCCACAAGGAGTCCAGGTCAGGGGCTGGTGGGCTGGGGTGCTGCTTCAGCCCTGTGGCCAAAACAGCCTGCTGTAGACTTAGCTGGGTTTCACCAGAGGATCCTGTTTACTTCAACAGGATCTTGCTCCTCcaaaaaaagaacttgaaaaagtaaaataaacacaaGCCACCGTTCTAGGGCTTTCTGGCTGGCCAAGTGTTGGGCCGCACCAGGCCTGGGGGACAAGACCCTTCTTTCTGGGGGGCTCTGGGCCAGAAGGGTGTGACTCAAGTGCATAGTCTCCTGCCCTCTTCCCCCACCAGAGTGTACCAGCCCAGAGGCCCCCCTGAAGTCCCCAAACAGTAGCAGAGCCACCTCTGCTCATCGCAGGGTCTGTCATGCTCACTTAGCAGAATAACGAGACTCATTCACAccgatttctttttcttgattggCAAACATGTGTTGGATTTGCAGAACATATTATAAATAGACATACAGATGTAATCAACAGCAGCTGGTTCTACCTTCATGAGGGAGCCAAATTTTCCCTGTCCAGAGCTGTCAAGGAAGGGTTTCTGAGGTGTGTCCCTATATGGCATGGCGGCAGGTCCTTCGTAGGAGGGTTGCCACGTATGTGAGTGTGCAGGGGCGAGCGTGGCGCAGTGGCATCGTCTCACTGTCCTCCTCTGTTGCAGGGCCGCATCATCGAGTGCACACACTGTGGCTGTCGTGGCTGCTCTGGCTGAGGCTGGCGCGCTCCACCCTGGACTCTGGACTTCGCAGGTTCCTGCCTGTCACGCCACCCCCTTCCTGGGAGCAGCGAGCAGTGCCCCAGGCCCGAGTTGGAGCACGGTCTCTATGGGGAAGGCTTCGCTGTCTATCAGCTgtgatttgtaaaaataaaatctttaaaccTCTCGAGCCCCACGTCTCTTCTTTCAGAGCATCAGCCTATGGAACCCGGCGGGGCGGCCCAGGCCCCAGGGACCAGATGCCCCAGCCCCCTTGTGGTGTGCGAGGTGACACACAAAGGTAGCTGGAGCTGGAAGTCCCGTGAAGGTGACACgcaaaggtggctggagctgcaCTTGGACctgctgggagcacaggcacctTGGGCCTAGTGTGTGTCCTCACCAACACCCGTGACACGCTGCGGCTGTTCCTCAGGGCCTGGCTCTTCCCCCAGGCAGGAGGTGACACCAGCTCACTTGTCCTGGGGCTCCCACAGAGCACTGGGGGCCGAGCACATTGTTCCAGCTGTGCTCCCATCACCTGCCCCCAAGGGCACATCCGTCATCAGCCTCCTTGCCGGTGTCCTGGTCCCCCTGGGGCTTGGTCCGGAACTTCTGCCAGGGGTGCGGGGTTTCCTCTGCGGGCATCACTGTCAGCCACTGCTTGTAATAGGCTCGGAAGCCGTCAATCTTCTCCAGGTAGGTGTTCTTCCCTTGGTACTAGAATTAGAAAAGCGAGGCTAGAATCACTCCTGTTACCTACAGCTAATCCCAAACCTCGGCAGCTGGCTCAGGCCTCAGGGAAGCTGGTGGCTGCCATTTTCCCTTCCGGTGGCTGCAGAGGACAGGGCAGAAAAGCTGTGAACGCGCACTATGGGACTAGCTTACTTCAGAGAAACAGGTCCCCGCTGGGTACCCTGGGGCAGGCCCAGAGCCATCTGCCCAACGGCGTTCTTCCCAAATAGGCACCACTGTGCTCCTCCATCCGCAGTTGCCACCCCAGGCCCCCAAGCCAGAATCACTGGGTCCCACGAGCTCTGCCTCCACAGCCTGCCAAGCCCCTCCCCCTCAAAGGCACCTCCCTCTGACCATCATCTCAACACTGCCAAGATAGGCTCCATGAGAtatggggaaaaaagcaaagacaCACCAGACACAAACTGAGAGCTGGTAGGGgaatataccaaaaaaaagccaaaaagtgCTATCCAACATACAGCTACTACCACACAATGACAAAAggtttggccgggtgcggtggctcacctctgtaatcccagcactttgagaggccgaggtgggcagatcacttgaggtcaggagttcgagaccagcctggccagcatggtgaaactccatctctactaaaaatactggatgtggcggtgcatgcctgtagccccagctacctgggaggttaaggcaggagaatggcttgaacccgggaggcagaggttgcagtgagctgagatcacgccattgcactccagcctgggcgacagagcaagactccgtctcaaaaacaaaaaacaaaaaaaggtttgACTCAAAAGACTGGACAATTCTAAACCTTAAGGTGCCGGATAGAGCCTGAAAGCACAGAAAGCAAAACTCAACAGAATCATGAATATAAACAAGTCCACCATCATGAGGGAATATGAGTACAGATGCTCCTGACAGCAGGGTTCCGCCCCCCAAAAACCCATCGTAAATCAAAAATCAATctggctgggtgtgctggctcactcctataatcccagtgctttgggaagccgaggcaggcggattacatgagctcaggagttccagaccagtttgggcaatatagtgaaaccctatctaaaagattagctgggtacagtggtacatgcctgtagtcccagctcctcaggtggctaaggtgggaggacttcttaagcctgggaggtcaaggctacagtgagccataatcgtgccactgcactccagcctgggcaacagagtgattcccgtctctttaaaaaaaaagaaaaaagaaaaaagaaaatgcggcacggcatgggggctcacaactataatcccagcacttt
Proteins encoded in this region:
- the BUD31 gene encoding protein BUD31 homolog isoform X1, which produces MPKVKRSRKAPPDGWELIEPTLDELDQKMREAETEPHEGKRKVESLWPIFRIHHQKTRYIFDLFYKRKAISRELYEYCIKEGYADKNLIAKWKKQGYENLCCLRCIQTRDTNFGTNCICRVPKSKLEVVMSDTQAWCCFQLKILP
- the BUD31 gene encoding protein BUD31 homolog isoform X2, giving the protein MPKVKRSRKAPPDGWELIEPTLDELDQKMREAETEPHEGKRKVESLWPIFRIHHQKTRYIFDLFYKRKAISRELYEYCIKEGYADKNLIAKWKKQGYENLCCLRCIQTRDTNFGTNCICRVPKSKLEVGRIIECTHCGCRGCSG